The proteins below are encoded in one region of Neisseriales bacterium:
- the proC gene encoding pyrroline-5-carboxylate reductase, with translation MLKIGFIGVGNMTRAMIAGIRLTQPTWQLSGFDRHPEKLTLMEKQYALMATSTLEALVNTSDYLVVAVKPSAYAAILKTLKTYLKPQQVIITVAAGYPIDRTQNDLGDHAKIVRAMPNTPASIGSAMSAIAFNTHITEAEAAQSRAIFESFGKVIQLDEKYFDIFSAVSGSLPAYICLILEALSDAAVYHGLPREQSYEIISQAIQGSAKWIQDSQEHPAILKDQVCSPGGTTIAAITALEKGCLRNTLINAIDACMDRTRTLQKPST, from the coding sequence ATGCTTAAAATTGGATTTATTGGCGTTGGAAATATGACCCGCGCAATGATTGCTGGTATTCGCCTTACCCAGCCAACTTGGCAGCTATCGGGTTTTGATCGGCATCCTGAAAAGTTAACATTAATGGAAAAGCAATATGCTTTGATGGCTACTTCAACACTTGAAGCACTTGTTAATACAAGCGATTACTTAGTGGTTGCTGTCAAACCATCAGCATATGCAGCAATACTGAAAACTCTGAAAACTTACCTAAAACCCCAACAAGTTATCATTACTGTTGCAGCTGGCTATCCAATTGATCGCACGCAAAACGATTTAGGTGATCACGCAAAAATTGTTCGAGCAATGCCTAACACACCTGCATCCATAGGTTCTGCTATGAGTGCAATAGCCTTTAATACCCACATCACTGAAGCAGAGGCGGCACAAAGCCGTGCTATTTTTGAGAGCTTTGGCAAAGTAATTCAATTAGATGAAAAATATTTTGATATATTTTCAGCAGTCAGCGGCTCATTGCCAGCTTATATATGCTTGATTCTAGAAGCTTTATCCGATGCAGCAGTATACCATGGTTTACCCAGAGAACAAAGCTACGAAATCATTAGCCAAGCCATCCAAGGTTCAGCCAAATGGATACAAGATAGCCAAGAACATCCAGCTATCCTCAAAGATCAAGTTTGCTCTCCGGGTGGCACCACCATCGCGGCCATCACCGCTCTTGAAAAAGGCTGCTTACGTAACACGTTGATAAATGCAATTGATGCTTGTATGGATCGCACAAGAACATTGCAAAAACCTTCAACTTAA
- a CDS encoding S41 family peptidase encodes MMIKRYFSKLIVVGLSMLAGALLALGIQSARGMAMESTLPLKALRTYAEVLELIKEGYVEPVEDEKLIESSIRGMLSNLDPHSDYYDVNAYKSLMEDAQGAFCGIGIEIAIDPKNKVVHIIAPIDHMPAQKAGIKSGDRIIKVGNKATTDMTADEVVRSIRGKIGTNVAITVMRQNTPHPLTFIVKRALISEESVRFERLEPDYGYIRIAKFQEKTHQHLVNAINTLFKENKRPLKGLVVDLRNNPGGLLASAIGVSAVFLPQNSLIVHTKGRMSGTIERYYATPAHYLTASHLTDPNQSLPDGIKTIPVVILINSGSASASEIVAGALQDYQRAHIMGIRSFGKGSVQSVVPLASGGGIKLTTAYYFTPNNRSIQAKGITPDRVIEDRSNTFWLKSENQI; translated from the coding sequence ATGATGATCAAACGGTATTTTTCTAAACTGATTGTAGTTGGTTTGAGTATGCTAGCGGGCGCCTTGTTAGCACTGGGTATCCAATCGGCACGTGGCATGGCAATGGAGAGCACTTTACCGCTCAAAGCACTTCGTACTTATGCTGAAGTATTAGAATTAATTAAGGAAGGTTACGTTGAACCAGTAGAAGACGAAAAGCTTATTGAATCTTCCATACGCGGTATGCTCTCCAACCTTGATCCGCACTCGGATTATTATGATGTGAATGCCTATAAATCCTTAATGGAAGATGCGCAAGGCGCATTTTGTGGCATTGGTATTGAAATTGCTATTGATCCGAAAAATAAGGTTGTGCATATTATTGCCCCCATTGATCATATGCCAGCTCAAAAAGCAGGGATTAAAAGTGGAGACCGTATTATTAAAGTTGGTAATAAAGCAACCACAGACATGACAGCAGATGAAGTGGTTCGATCCATTAGAGGTAAGATAGGCACCAATGTTGCCATAACGGTTATGCGTCAAAATACACCGCATCCACTTACTTTTATTGTTAAGCGTGCATTAATCAGCGAAGAGAGCGTGCGTTTTGAAAGGTTGGAACCAGACTATGGCTATATACGTATTGCAAAATTCCAAGAAAAAACCCATCAACATTTGGTCAATGCCATCAATACATTATTTAAAGAAAATAAACGGCCATTGAAGGGTTTAGTTGTTGATTTACGCAATAACCCAGGTGGTTTACTGGCCTCTGCTATTGGTGTGAGCGCTGTATTTTTGCCCCAAAACAGTCTCATTGTCCACACCAAAGGACGCATGTCAGGTACAATTGAGCGGTATTATGCAACACCAGCTCACTATCTTACCGCTTCCCACCTAACAGACCCGAATCAGTCTTTGCCTGATGGTATCAAAACGATACCAGTTGTCATATTGATTAATAGTGGCTCAGCTTCGGCCTCAGAAATTGTTGCGGGCGCCTTACAAGACTATCAACGTGCCCACATTATGGGTATTCGATCATTTGGCAAAGGATCCGTGCAATCGGTAGTCCCACTTGCAAGCGGTGGTGGTATCAAACTGACAACTGCCTACTATTTTACGCCGAACAACCGATCGATCCAAGCAAAAGGAATCACCCCAGATAGGGTCATTGAAGATCGCTCCAATACTTTTTGGTTGAAATCAGAGAATCAAATCTAA
- a CDS encoding oxidative damage protection protein yields MTRYVQCIKLGHQAEGLTSAPLPTALGQYIYENVSKEAWQGWLRYQTMLINENRLNLTDPKAREYLTQQLTLYFKTKTEA; encoded by the coding sequence ATGACTCGCTATGTTCAATGTATCAAATTAGGTCATCAAGCAGAAGGCTTAACATCAGCACCTTTACCCACTGCATTAGGTCAGTATATCTATGAAAATGTTTCAAAAGAAGCTTGGCAGGGCTGGTTGCGCTATCAAACAATGCTGATTAATGAAAACCGCTTAAATCTTACTGACCCTAAAGCCCGAGAATACTTAACGCAACAACTTACGTTATATTTCAAAACTAAAACCGAAGCTTAA
- the hscB gene encoding Fe-S protein assembly co-chaperone HscB — protein sequence MPKRDKTHLLTCDFFALFEEPYTFILDLVALKKKYYRLIATIHPDRFVEASDTQKQFALLLSSRFNSGWQILSKPLERACYLLSLQNIIITNQMETTWPKAWLEEQIAWHERIDQARYHPSRLKILADELDTQIDDFYQALAALLTNDWQTAIPIVQKWRFFAKLKQEVDDAIQSLTYSGHRI from the coding sequence ATGCCTAAACGGGATAAAACACATCTATTGACATGCGATTTCTTCGCCTTATTCGAAGAACCTTATACTTTTATTTTAGATCTTGTAGCACTTAAAAAAAAATACTACCGACTAATTGCTACGATACATCCTGATCGTTTTGTAGAAGCTTCAGATACCCAAAAGCAATTTGCCTTACTATTGTCTTCACGCTTCAATTCGGGGTGGCAAATTCTCTCAAAACCATTAGAGCGCGCTTGTTATCTCCTGTCTTTGCAAAACATTATCATAACAAATCAAATGGAGACAACTTGGCCCAAAGCATGGCTTGAAGAACAAATAGCTTGGCATGAAAGAATCGATCAAGCTCGCTATCATCCTAGTCGGCTAAAAATACTAGCCGATGAACTTGACACACAAATTGATGATTTTTACCAAGCTTTAGCAGCTCTCTTAACAAATGACTGGCAAACTGCAATACCCATTGTTCAAAAATGGCGTTTTTTTGCCAAATTAAAGCAAGAAGTTGATGATGCAATCCAATCTTTGACCTACTCAGGTCACCGCATTTAA
- a CDS encoding Rrf2 family transcriptional regulator, with protein sequence MRLTTKGRFAVTAMLDLALQVDRHPIALSDISQRQHISLSYLEQLFSKLRQAGLVTSTRGAHGGYILSKETKDISVASIIEAVDEYMDNTKCLGRKNCRGPNRCCITHDLWVSVNQVINHHFEHIYLADLVDNHQKNGVELNQECTQIFGYT encoded by the coding sequence ATGCGTTTGACAACAAAGGGACGTTTTGCTGTCACAGCTATGCTGGATCTTGCTTTGCAAGTTGATCGGCACCCTATTGCTTTGAGTGACATTAGCCAGCGACAACATATTTCGTTGTCCTATTTAGAGCAGTTATTTAGCAAATTGAGACAAGCAGGTTTAGTAACCAGCACGCGCGGAGCACATGGTGGTTATATTCTTTCTAAAGAGACAAAAGATATTTCAGTAGCATCGATTATCGAAGCGGTTGATGAATATATGGACAACACAAAGTGTTTGGGTCGTAAAAACTGTCGCGGACCGAATCGTTGTTGTATCACCCATGATCTGTGGGTTTCTGTTAATCAGGTCATCAACCATCATTTTGAGCATATCTACTTAGCAGATTTGGTTGATAATCATCAAAAAAATGGGGTAGAGCTGAATCAAGAATGTACTCAAATATTTGGCTATACTTAA
- the iscA gene encoding iron-sulfur cluster assembly protein IscA — MAILVTQRAAEHIRAALQKRGKGLGVRLGIKMSGCSGMTYKLEFIDEAQPDDVQFEHFGVVIYADSKSLPYLDGTELDYAKERLTEGFKFNNPNAKNSCGCGKSFYA; from the coding sequence ATGGCTATTTTAGTGACGCAAAGAGCTGCAGAACATATTCGCGCTGCACTACAAAAAAGAGGTAAAGGTTTAGGTGTACGCCTAGGCATTAAAATGTCCGGCTGTTCAGGCATGACTTATAAGCTTGAGTTTATTGATGAAGCACAACCAGATGACGTGCAGTTTGAACATTTTGGTGTAGTCATTTATGCCGACTCAAAAAGTTTGCCGTATCTTGATGGGACGGAACTGGATTACGCAAAAGAAAGGCTAACGGAAGGCTTCAAATTTAACAATCCAAATGCCAAAAATAGTTGTGGCTGTGGAAAAAGTTTCTATGCCTAA
- a CDS encoding IscS subfamily cysteine desulfurase yields MNKSLTLPIYMDYAATTPVDPRVAEAMMPYLTKQFGNPASRSHVFGWRAEEAVEKARSQVATLLNCDHKEIIWTSGATESDNLAIKGAAYFNRSKGNHIITVKTEHKAVLDTVRSLEKSGFCVTLLSVLPNGLIDLDSLEAAIQSNTTLISVMFVNNEIGVIQDIEAIGSLCRKRGIILHVDAAQATGKIAIDLSTLPVDLMSLTAHKLYGPKGIGALYVRRKPRVRLEAQIHGGGHERGFRSGTLPTHQIVGMGAAYALAQEAMATEISRLTDLRDRLWKGLENIEAVSLNGDLSHMAPNILNVSFNFVEGESLIMAMKDLAVSSGSACTSASLEPSYVLRALGREDELAHSSIRFSIGRFTTENEIDYAIALLHKQVAQLRELSPLWEMYQEGMDLSNIKWAAH; encoded by the coding sequence ATGAATAAGTCATTAACTTTACCGATCTATATGGATTATGCCGCTACGACACCAGTAGATCCTCGCGTTGCTGAAGCCATGATGCCATACCTTACTAAGCAATTTGGTAACCCAGCCAGTCGTAGCCATGTTTTTGGCTGGCGTGCTGAAGAAGCAGTAGAAAAAGCGCGTAGCCAAGTAGCTACCCTGCTCAATTGTGATCATAAAGAGATTATTTGGACTTCTGGTGCCACCGAATCTGATAATTTAGCGATAAAGGGTGCTGCATACTTTAATCGATCAAAGGGCAACCATATTATTACCGTTAAAACGGAACATAAAGCTGTTTTAGATACAGTTAGATCGCTTGAAAAATCAGGTTTTTGTGTCACACTTTTATCAGTACTACCAAATGGCTTAATTGATCTAGATAGCCTAGAAGCAGCGATTCAATCCAATACGACTTTGATTTCTGTGATGTTCGTTAATAATGAAATTGGCGTTATTCAGGATATTGAAGCTATTGGCAGTCTTTGTCGCAAACGAGGCATTATTCTACATGTTGATGCTGCGCAAGCTACTGGCAAAATAGCCATTGATTTGTCGACATTACCTGTTGATTTAATGAGCTTAACCGCCCATAAACTTTATGGACCAAAAGGTATCGGTGCTTTATATGTACGACGTAAACCGCGTGTTCGTCTCGAAGCACAAATACATGGTGGTGGTCATGAAAGAGGCTTTCGGTCAGGAACATTACCGACCCACCAAATTGTCGGGATGGGTGCCGCTTACGCTTTAGCGCAAGAAGCTATGGCAACAGAAATATCTAGACTAACAGATTTGCGTGATCGGTTATGGAAGGGGCTGGAAAATATTGAAGCTGTCTCTTTAAACGGCGACTTATCACATATGGCACCTAATATTCTAAATGTGAGCTTCAATTTTGTGGAAGGGGAAAGTTTGATCATGGCTATGAAAGATTTGGCTGTCTCTTCTGGATCAGCTTGTACATCCGCCTCGTTAGAGCCCTCATATGTATTACGTGCATTAGGTAGAGAAGATGAATTAGCGCACAGCTCTATTCGTTTTAGCATTGGTCGCTTTACGACCGAAAACGAAATTGACTATGCCATTGCCCTACTTCATAAACAAGTTGCCCAATTGCGAGAATTGTCTCCCTTGTGGGAAATGTATCAAGAGGGGATGGATTTATCCAATATAAAATGGGCAGCACATTAG
- a CDS encoding mechanosensitive ion channel family protein, whose amino-acid sequence MRQFFDWDKLDYWFHMAISGSASRVVKSILLILLLLFVRALVVHALSLNKNMSINDKRYWSVNLRNCIILLTLIGVIVIWSRALAAFALSLVAVAAAFAIATKELIMCLLGSFFRAAVNSYSLGDLIEVGPYRETGPYRGIVIDITMLSTTIMEIGPDSFVNQHSGRIVSLPHSILLEYPLVRGYTMGQYIVHSITIPISNTISAEHVSTTLTNLAKDICAPFFTDAYRHISHDEKRRFLGIPSAKPNVAIFPVDAQHYKCVLRIVVPVNRLYAIEQEILRHFMTAIYDQNQKSHTLPSTNEVS is encoded by the coding sequence ATGCGTCAATTTTTTGATTGGGACAAGTTAGATTATTGGTTTCACATGGCCATTAGCGGCTCGGCAAGTCGCGTGGTTAAGTCTATTTTATTGATTTTACTATTACTCTTCGTTCGTGCTTTGGTTGTACATGCTCTTTCTTTAAACAAGAATATGAGTATAAATGATAAGCGCTACTGGTCTGTGAATTTACGAAACTGCATTATCTTATTGACCTTAATTGGCGTAATTGTCATTTGGTCAAGAGCTTTAGCAGCTTTTGCGCTTTCCTTAGTTGCTGTTGCAGCAGCCTTTGCGATCGCAACAAAAGAATTAATTATGTGCTTGCTTGGGTCATTTTTTAGAGCCGCGGTCAACAGTTATTCGCTGGGTGATTTAATTGAAGTGGGCCCATATCGCGAAACGGGACCCTACCGGGGTATTGTTATTGATATTACCATGTTGTCTACCACGATCATGGAGATCGGGCCTGACTCTTTTGTTAATCAGCATTCCGGTCGCATCGTCAGTCTACCACATAGTATATTGCTTGAGTATCCGCTTGTAAGAGGGTATACCATGGGGCAATATATTGTCCACTCTATTACGATTCCCATCAGCAATACGATTAGTGCCGAGCATGTCAGTACTACTTTAACGAATCTTGCTAAAGATATTTGCGCTCCTTTTTTTACAGACGCTTATCGCCATATCAGTCATGATGAAAAAAGGCGTTTTTTGGGTATCCCTTCAGCAAAACCGAATGTTGCGATTTTTCCGGTTGATGCGCAGCACTATAAATGTGTTTTGCGTATTGTGGTGCCCGTTAATCGTCTTTATGCTATTGAGCAGGAGATTTTGCGTCATTTTATGACGGCTATTTATGATCAAAATCAGAAGAGCCATACCTTGCCATCAACGAACGAGGTGAGCTAA
- the iscU gene encoding Fe-S cluster assembly scaffold IscU: protein MAYSKQVLDHYKNPRNVGTMDKNNNAVGTGMVGSPSCGDVMKLQIKVREDGVIEDAKFKTYGCGSAIASSSLVTEWVKGKTLNQALAIRNTAIVEELALPPVKIHCSVLAEDAIKAAISDYKSKQALDQTENIA from the coding sequence ATGGCATATAGCAAACAAGTATTGGATCACTACAAAAATCCGCGAAATGTGGGCACGATGGATAAAAACAATAACGCAGTCGGAACGGGAATGGTCGGCTCACCTTCTTGTGGCGATGTAATGAAGTTACAGATTAAGGTTAGAGAGGATGGCGTGATTGAAGATGCTAAATTTAAAACTTACGGCTGTGGATCGGCTATTGCCTCTAGTTCACTTGTTACCGAGTGGGTAAAAGGCAAAACACTCAATCAAGCATTGGCCATTCGTAACACTGCCATTGTGGAAGAATTGGCTTTACCCCCTGTTAAAATACATTGCTCTGTTTTAGCAGAAGACGCTATTAAAGCAGCAATTTCAGACTACAAAAGTAAACAGGCACTAGACCAAACAGAAAATATAGCGTAG
- the hscA gene encoding Fe-S protein assembly chaperone HscA: MPLVHLTEPETSRTNLKRYAVGIDLGTTHSLVAITQDGLATCLPDENGQVLLPSVVHYLEDGSYEVGYDALQQQATDPGHTITSIKRMMGRGIGDLTDTDLLPYHFTDEAGKLKILMHSYAKSPIEISAAILNTLRKRAEKALGHSLYGAVITVPAYFDETQRQATKDAAKLAGIPLLRLLNEPTAAAIAYGLDNQSKGIFLVYDLGGGTFDVSILRLSDSIFEVIATSGDALLGGDDFDQRIYCWILEQAGLSQLPTIDTSALLSQARKAKEILSQSNKAVIQTQLSTGQHIQLTLNAHIFAKITQTLVNKTLHIVDQTLGDAKLSIQEVDGVIMVGGATYMPTIQKAMRNYYQRPLLTNLNPEKIVALGAAQQAHVLAGNRHRDWLLLDVIPLSLGIETMGELVEKIIPRNSTLPIAKSQEFTTYQDGQTAMMIHVLQGERELVADCRSLARFTLRNIPPMAAGVARIRVTFQVNMDGLLSVSAEELTTHIIASIEVKPTYGLSEADIQHMLETSLDHLHEDIHARRLQESKLNAQILLKETKKALEEDADLLTDQAHTDISLAIAELQTQLHHAKEAAKINEAQAELIKATDDFAALRMNRSIQSALKGQHINTLPIKDNS; the protein is encoded by the coding sequence GTGCCACTTGTACATCTTACAGAACCCGAAACATCTCGTACAAATCTAAAGCGTTATGCGGTAGGTATTGATTTGGGCACAACCCATTCGCTTGTTGCGATCACTCAAGATGGTCTAGCAACCTGTTTACCCGATGAAAATGGCCAAGTATTATTGCCTTCTGTAGTTCATTATTTAGAAGACGGCTCCTACGAAGTAGGTTACGATGCCCTGCAACAACAAGCAACAGATCCTGGTCATACCATTACCTCTATCAAACGCATGATGGGAAGAGGAATTGGCGACTTAACGGATACAGATTTATTGCCTTACCATTTTACGGATGAGGCAGGTAAGCTTAAAATTTTGATGCATTCATATGCTAAAAGCCCTATCGAAATATCTGCAGCAATATTAAATACATTGCGAAAAAGAGCCGAAAAAGCATTGGGTCATTCGTTATATGGCGCAGTGATTACGGTACCAGCTTATTTTGATGAAACGCAACGGCAAGCTACAAAAGACGCTGCTAAACTTGCTGGCATACCACTTTTACGTCTTTTAAATGAACCCACTGCAGCAGCTATTGCCTATGGATTAGATAACCAAAGTAAGGGAATATTTTTAGTATATGACTTAGGGGGTGGGACATTTGATGTATCCATTTTACGTTTATCAGATAGTATATTTGAAGTGATTGCCACAAGTGGCGACGCATTACTTGGTGGCGATGATTTTGACCAACGTATTTACTGCTGGATATTAGAACAAGCAGGTCTATCCCAACTGCCAACAATAGATACTAGCGCACTCTTAAGTCAGGCTAGAAAAGCTAAAGAAATTTTATCGCAAAGCAATAAAGCCGTTATCCAGACACAATTATCAACTGGCCAACATATTCAACTGACGCTAAACGCTCATATTTTTGCCAAAATTACCCAAACCCTTGTGAATAAAACATTACATATTGTTGACCAAACCTTAGGTGATGCAAAACTTTCAATTCAGGAAGTAGATGGCGTAATTATGGTAGGTGGTGCAACTTATATGCCAACCATTCAAAAAGCGATGCGTAACTATTATCAACGACCTTTATTAACCAATCTGAATCCAGAAAAGATTGTTGCATTAGGAGCCGCGCAACAAGCTCATGTTTTAGCAGGTAATCGCCATAGGGACTGGCTGCTTTTAGATGTTATTCCGCTTTCTTTGGGTATTGAAACTATGGGAGAGCTTGTTGAAAAAATCATCCCACGCAATAGCACTCTTCCCATTGCAAAATCTCAGGAATTTACAACATATCAAGATGGGCAAACCGCCATGATGATTCATGTACTCCAGGGAGAAAGGGAGTTAGTAGCGGATTGTCGATCATTAGCACGTTTTACGCTACGCAATATTCCACCCATGGCAGCCGGAGTAGCACGTATTCGCGTCACCTTCCAAGTCAATATGGATGGTTTGTTATCGGTCAGCGCCGAAGAACTGACGACACATATTATAGCCAGTATTGAAGTGAAACCAACTTATGGTTTATCTGAAGCTGATATTCAACATATGCTAGAAACATCCCTTGATCATTTACATGAAGATATCCATGCTCGAAGATTGCAAGAATCAAAATTAAATGCCCAAATATTGCTCAAAGAGACCAAAAAAGCTCTTGAAGAAGATGCGGATTTATTAACTGATCAAGCACATACTGATATTAGCTTAGCAATCGCCGAACTACAAACTCAACTTCATCACGCAAAAGAGGCTGCCAAAATCAATGAAGCGCAAGCTGAGCTCATTAAAGCAACTGATGATTTTGCGGCTCTACGGATGAACCGTAGTATTCAATCGGCCTTGAAGGGACAACATATCAACACTTTACCAATAAAGGATAATTCATGA
- the fdx gene encoding ISC system 2Fe-2S type ferredoxin, translated as MTQIMILPHPDICPTGTTIEVTKGVSICKNLLNHNILIEHACEMSCACATCHVIVRAGFESLKPAEEEEEDLLDKAWGLENHSRLSCQAIVNEEDLVIEIPLYSINHAKENN; from the coding sequence ATGACACAAATTATGATACTTCCTCACCCTGATATCTGCCCAACTGGTACAACAATTGAAGTAACAAAAGGTGTTTCTATCTGTAAGAATTTACTTAACCACAATATTTTGATTGAACACGCCTGTGAAATGTCCTGTGCTTGTGCAACCTGTCATGTTATTGTCAGGGCAGGTTTTGAATCGCTCAAACCTGCTGAAGAAGAAGAAGAAGATCTATTGGATAAAGCATGGGGGTTGGAAAATCATTCTCGTTTATCTTGCCAAGCAATCGTCAACGAGGAAGACCTTGTCATCGAAATACCGCTTTATAGCATCAACCACGCTAAAGAAAATAATTAA
- a CDS encoding ferredoxin--NADP reductase encodes MQNMFLEKVLSIHHWNSTLFSFTTTRDPALRFENGQFIMIGLPIEGHSIMRAYSIVSANYEEFLEFYSIKVPDGPLTSRLQHLKVDDQIIVSKKPTGTLVISDLRPGRNLYLLSTGTGLAPFLSIIKDPETYERFDKIILTHGVRYKSELAYEKLITEELPQHEYLGDMVRNQLIYYPTVTRESFHHQGRLSILMTSGQLFKDIQLPPIDPKQDRAMICGSQEVLKDCTTILDQLGMEASMKIGDQRDYVIERAFVEK; translated from the coding sequence TTGCAAAATATGTTTCTTGAAAAGGTGTTAAGTATTCATCACTGGAATAGTACACTATTCAGTTTTACAACAACACGCGACCCGGCTTTGCGTTTTGAAAATGGTCAATTCATTATGATTGGTTTGCCCATTGAAGGGCATTCTATTATGCGTGCTTACAGTATTGTCAGTGCTAACTATGAAGAATTTTTAGAGTTTTATAGCATCAAAGTACCAGATGGACCCCTAACGTCGCGTCTTCAACATTTAAAAGTTGACGATCAGATTATAGTGAGCAAAAAACCAACAGGAACTTTAGTGATTTCTGATTTGCGACCAGGGCGAAATTTATATTTATTGTCAACCGGAACAGGACTCGCTCCTTTTTTAAGCATCATTAAAGATCCTGAAACATATGAGCGTTTTGATAAAATTATCTTAACGCATGGCGTACGCTATAAAAGTGAATTGGCTTATGAAAAATTGATTACAGAAGAATTACCGCAGCATGAATATTTAGGTGATATGGTTCGTAACCAGCTGATTTATTATCCAACCGTAACCCGTGAGTCCTTTCATCACCAGGGTAGACTTTCGATACTCATGACAAGCGGTCAATTATTTAAAGATATTCAGTTGCCACCCATTGATCCAAAACAGGATCGAGCCATGATATGTGGTAGCCAAGAAGTATTAAAAGATTGTACAACCATATTGGACCAATTAGGTATGGAGGCATCAATGAAGATTGGGGATCAACGTGATTATGTAATTGAACGAGCCTTTGTGGAAAAATAA